From the genome of Sphingobacterium sp. UGAL515B_05:
GAACAAAATCTAAAAACGACAGATCCTTGCCTCGGCGCACATCGTTACTTTGTTATTTCACTTTTGACCTTAACGGTTCTCTCGTTGTCGGCCTGTACCAAAAAGCAAGCACAAGAACTTACAACCAGCCCGGATAACGGAACTGAAACGGTGACAGTCCAGAATGTGTCCTATACGAATTTTTCTAAAGCACTCTTTGAAACGAAATGTAGTTCATGCCACGCAGCAGGACGTTCGGCCAGTGGACGATGGACGTTCAGTGGTTATACCTCTGTCAAAGACCATATTGCACAGATCAACAATGTAGTACTGGTGGCCAAATCCATGCCACTGGGCGGCTCACTCACAGCAAAAGAAATAGAACTGCTGGATGCATGGATTAAGAGAAATTCACCTGAAAATTAATGTTATACCTATGAACAAAATCAACATTTATATAGCGCTCTTTATGCTGCTTATTAGTATGAAGACATTTGCTCAACAAAAGGCTTCCCTTGTTTCAAAAGAGACCAGCATCAGCTTTTTCAGTAATGCACCATTGGAAGACATCGAAGCCAAAAGTATCTTGGGCGCTTCGGCTATGAACCTCCAAAGCGGAGATATCATCTTTCGGGTAAAAAATACATCTTTTCAATTTGACAAAAAGCTCATGCAAGAGCATTTCAATGAAAATTACATGGAAAGTGATCGATACCCCCTATCAGAATTTAAAGGTAAAGTCGAAAGTGCAGACAAATTAACAAAGGACGGCAACTATACGCTGAACGTAACGGGCACACTTCTGATCCATGGGGTTACCAAACCTTTCAGCACCAAGGCTGCATTTATTGTTAAAGATGGGACATTAAAAGCTGTTGCAAGTTTTCAGGTAAAACTCGCCGATCACAAAATTCCTATTCCTTCCATTGTCGGAAAAAAAATTGCTGAAGTAGTAAAAATCACTATTGATGCGACCTACAAACCATAATTACTCGAATTCATTGCAAATGAGAAAAACACTATTTATACTCCTGTGCTTTATTTCCACAACGTTACTTGCTCAGGAAGACCTTGATAAATTAATCCATATCGATGGGGATAAAAATGAAAAAGTCACTGCAACCTTTAAATCCGGTAACCTGATCAACCTCAAGACGACAGAAACAATTCACCGACATGAAATGGACTTTAGAGTAGATCACCGTTTTGGCGATATCGCAGGCAGCGCCGGTGGAGGGAAGAATTTCTTCGGTCTCGATAATTCGACCGACATCCGAATCGGTTTTGACTACGGTCTATTAGATAATCTAAACATTGGAATCGCTCGCGCGAAGGGTGCAACAGAGGTCAGACAACTCTTTGAGGGGAATGTGAAATACCGATTTATCGAACAGACGGTCGACAATAATGTACCTGTTTCCGTTGCTTTTTTTGGAAGTACAACCCTATCTGCCATGGAAGCCAGCCCGGATAAATCTTCGGCAGCAAGCTTTGAAGACTTCAATGACCGATTGAGTTATGTGACGCAGCTCATCATTGCCCGTAAATTTAGCTCAAATCTATCGCTTGTTGTAGTCCCAACCTATCTTCACCGAAACTATACAGCTTATAACGATCAGAATGATGTATTCGCTCTTGGTATTGGTGGGCGGGCTAAGGTCAGCAATAGGATCGCATTAGTAGCAGACTATACATTACCTTTCCGAAAGTCGGCGAACAAAAAATACCATGAAGATGTAAGCGGACAGCATTACTATAATGCATTAGGTGTCGGTTTGGAAATGGATACCGGAGGCCATATCTTCCATCTCAACTTTACCAATGCCACCGCATTACAAGAATCTCAGTTTATTAGCGAAACAAATAGCTCTTGGGGTAAGGGACAATTCCGTTGGGGATTTAGCATTGCTCGCCGTTTCAATTTTAATAAAAAGAAACCTATTGGATAAAAAGCTATTCAAAGCAAAAAATAAAATGCTCAATCGGGGACTTGGAAAGAAAAGAATCTATCCAAAACAATAGGAATTCAAAATGCTTAAAAGCCTCGAGAGTGATATGGCCTTAAATAAAAAAGCGGATAACAATACTGTTATCCGCTTTCTTATCACACAAAATTAAACCTACAAATCATTTAACCACTTATTTACCTCATCTTGTGTTTTACCAGTCTTCTTTTGAAGTTTACCTACCAACTCGTCTTCTTTGCCCTCGGCATACAATAGATCATCATCAGTAAGATCTGCATATTGTTGTTTTACCTTACCTTTGATTTCGTTCCAACGGCCTTTCCATGTTAATTCGCTCATAATTATTTTCCTTTTATTGTTTATTAATAGAACAGTATCGTACAGCTAATCGTTTAAAAAATAATGTTATAAAATGTTAATACTATAACATTCACTTGATAAACAGGCACTTTCTATTCTTCGTAGTATTATTTCCGGTTACAATTGGCCGTCCATACCTTGCTGTCTTTTGTATAACCAATTGTCAATTTACCGGCATCAATACGGATAACTCCTGTACCTGCCGAACCAATGTTGACCAAGACGTTATCCTTTTTTTCAAAATCTACGCCGTTGAGATTTGGAATGCCATTACCAAAAGCGAAATTATAGGTATCGCCAACTTTTGTTACGGTAACTGTCCCTTCTGCAGCGGCAACATCATTGTCATTGTTATTTATATCATCATACGAGATCGTGCCTTCATATTTACCAACAAAAAGATCGTTGTCGGCCGGATCATCGTCTTTGCTACATGATGTAAAACCTACCAATACCGTTAAAATAAGCATACCTAGTCCCAGTGTTTGAATTAATTTTTTCATACGTCGATGTGTTAATGTGAAAACTCTATTTTATTACAGCTGGGTAAAATTCAAACTTTATGCCAGTCCAAATTCAGTCTTACAAACACCCGTATCAAACACCCAAGAAGGGGTATAAATACCGAACTAGCGAATAAATACACAACGATCGTATACAGATATCCGTTAAATACCCCATTTCTATTAATAAGTCATTATGATTTTTTTGTATTTTTAAGACCATAATTGGTTTTTCCTACTACATTGGAGTAATCTAACTCCAATGTAGTAGGAAAAACCTCCGGTATGATACATGATTAGATCCCATATAAAAAAACTGCCTTATTTATGAAATTATTTTCCGTCTTTCTATTTTTCATTGCCCTCCAGTCTTGCACCGCTCAGCGGATAGAAAAAAAAGAAAAAGGCTCTTTGTTTATCAATACATCAATCCCCGCACATAGTTCCTTAGCCATCTCAACCGAAGATGCCAGTCTATTTTCCATTGCGGCTAAAAAAACGTCGATTGGTCGGCTAAAAATTTTGAATGAATCAGAGGAGATTGAGATGGAGAAGAACAAAACATACACACTGAATGTCAACCAGAAAGGGAACATCGTATTCCTAAATCAATCCGATCAAGAAACTAATATCAAATTGAGAGTCTATAACCATACATCGAAGATCATTCAGAAAACAAATCTCATCCACTAGAAAAGAGGCAAAATATTTTTTAAAAAACTTGGAGTGAAAGCGCATTATCGCTAAATTCATTTATTCCAAGCCTACACTATGGAAATCAATTATGCGCTTATCGTTCGAAGATTCGAGGAATATTTTGACCTATGGAGTTCCAAAGTATACCAATATGCAATCCATAAAACCAAATCTTCTTACCTAGCCGAAGAAACTGTACAGCGTGTATTTATCAAACTCTGGAAAAATATGCGTGACAAAAATATCGATGCCACCGTAGAATCCCAGATTTTCTGTATCACCCGAACTGTGGTGATCGATCTGGTCAAGGCGGAGTATAATCGAAAGAAACTTCTGGATCACGATCAGACATTTGTCTTGCGCCATAGTCCTCAGGATGATTTTTATGCCAAACAACTTACATCCACACTTCATGAAATTGTCGATAAACTACCGGAGAAACGCAAGGAGATTTTTATGCTAAGCCGGTTTTCTAATCTTTCACATAAGGAGATTGCGGACAAGCTGGCCATATCGACGAAAACTGTGGAGAACCAATTGACACTAGCACTAAAAACCATTCGAAAGGCTTTACTGTTCAGTATGCTGGTGCAAATTATTTTTTAATTTCTTTGGGGGCTACCTCATTTTCAATCGTAATCTTTATACATGAAGATTACAAAAACACTCATCGACAAATACCTAAGCGGTAAAGCCAGTGCGGAAGAAATTGCCGCAGTAGAAAATGCGCTGGCCAATAACGAGTTTTATTGGGAGGATTTTATGCCGGAAACGGAATGGCAAGCATATGAGGTGGATTCGGATTTTAAAAACCAAAAGGAAATAAAAGCGCATATTTTCAAACAAATAGGGCAAAAAAATAAGAATCGTTTCAGCTGGTTAAAATATGCGGCGATTATCTTCTTCATTGGAATAGGAGCCTGGCTGGGATTAAACCAAATCGATTCTCCTAAACATACCACCGCATATCGTAACTCTAAGAAAGTCCAGCCCACACTGCAGGAGCAACCAAGTAATTTATATTATATCAATTCAGGTAATACCATTCAACAAATTGCAGTTCCAGACGGTTCTACGATCGACCTATACCCCAATTCTGAAGTAAAATTCAGTTCAGATTTCACAACGATTAGCGCGCGAGAAATTCAATTAAAAGGTAAAGCCAAATTTACGGTAGCAAAGGATAAAACAAAGCCTTTTCGCGTTCATACGGCAGATTTGACAACAACCGCACTTGGCACTGTTTTCAGTGTGGAAGAAGGTGGCAGTGCGGTTACCAAAATAAAACTCTATGAAGGCCGTATTGAAGTCAAAAGCAATCAGCATCCTGAAAATAAACAGACCTTAAATCTACAGTTTCAACCCAACGAAGAAATCAGCATTGATCGCAAGCTACAACAGATCATTGCCGAAACCCGAGTCAATACTTCTCAATCCAGCAAAAGGGGGTCTTACTTAAAAACTAGCGGACAGCTGATCTTTAAAAACCTCCCATTGCAAGATGTACTTCACATCATCAGTCATAATTATGGCCTTAAACTAAGCTTTGAACCTAAAGATATACAAGATAAATACTATAGTGGAACGTATAAAAATACAGCATTAGCATACGTCAACATGCTAGCTGATATCCAAGCACTCCATAAAATAACCATTCATGTACAAACCGAATAACATTCACTCACATAACCCACAAATTATGCACAATTATTTACCTTCCAAGCATAGTATCCTAACTATGCTATTGTTGAGATCCAACATTCGAGCCGACGTAAACTGGGCACTGCGTCTTGGCCTCATGGGGCTTTTGTCAACAAGCTATCTTCTTGCTAATGCCCAACAAAATGCGTCCATTAACGGAGTAATCAAAGATGAAACAGGAAAGCCCATCCCCTCGGCGACGGTTACCATACGTAATGCGACGAGCGGAATGAAAAAAACAACAACCAGCAGACCTGACGGAACTTTTTCACTCGACCAGATTCCTGCTGGACAGGGCTATCAGATCAGCGTATCGTCTATCGGTTTTAAAAGCAGAGACCTATTGGACTACACCATTACCGACAGAGACAAGCTAGCGATCAATATCAGTCTGGAATCGAGTGCGCAAAACCTACAGGAGGTCGTCGTTACAGCGCTTGGTATCAAACGCGAAAAAAAAGCGCTCGGTTATACGGTCGCTGAACTCAAAGGCGACGAGCTGACGCAGGGTAAGGAAACCAATGTAGCGAATGCCTTATCGGGTAAAGTTGCCGGCGTGCAGGTGAGCCGCGCTGCATCCGGTGCCGGAGGTTCATCCAAGGTCGTGATACGTGGTAACAACTCACTTATCGGTAATAGCCAGCCGCTCTATGTTGTTGATGGAGTACCGATTGATAATCAAAACATTTCATCTCCAAACCAATCTGGGGGAACCGATTATGGTGACGGAATCGGAAACATCAATCCCGAAGACATTGAAACGATGTCGGTATTAAAAGGCCCAAATGCGGCCGCACTTTATGGACAAAGAGGAAGTAACGGCGTTATCTTGATCACAACTAAATCTGGTAAAGCTGGTAAGACCCGTTTTAGTTATGGTACAGATTTTTCATTGGGCAATGGGCTGGTCTTACCTGATTTTCAAAATGTCTATGGACAAGGATTGAACGGAACATTTACACATTTCAGAAAAGATGACGGCACCATTGTTTCCATGAGTGAAGCGCTGAAAAATGGTTACAGTGGTATGCCTAAAATGAGTGCCGGACGTGACCGTACGACACGGGCAAGCTGGGGTGCAAAAATGGAAGGCCAGACTTATGAAGATGCTTATGGCAACATCTTACAGTTAACACCAAAACCAGATACCTACTCGTCGTTTTTTCAAACAGAGAAACAGTTTGTCAACAACCTTAGTATTGATGGCGGAACCGACAAAGTAAACTACCGTTTTTCATTTGCCAATACAGATGTAAAGGGTTATATCCCAACCAATACGCTGAAGAGAAACAATTTCGGTCTGCGCACGCAAGCCAAAATAACCGATAAATTTCATATCGACATCAAGGCGAACTATATTGCACAAAAGGGACAAAACCGACCTACGTTGGCCGATGCTGCAGACAATCCTGCCTACCTATTTATCAGCCAGCCGCGAAGCCTGGGCAACGACATCATGGCACAGTATAAATGGACCGCGCAGGAGATCAGCAGACAGCTTGGATTTTCGGGATTGACGGAAGGATTGGAGAAAACATATGCCACCAATAGTTCCACAGCCAACCCCTTTTGGACCATTCATGAAAACCACAATGAAGATCGTCGGGACCGCATCATAGGGTTACTCCGTCTGAGTTACGACTTTGCTCCTTGGCTTAAGGTCACAGCGACCGGGGGTACGGACTTCTATACCGATCAACGGTTTCGTTACCGTCCAATAAACACCTACCAAAGCTTGAACCGAAAGGGTGATATTCGCGAAGAGGTCATCAGAGCCCGCGAAGACAATTTTGACGTCCTCGCTAGCTCCAACTTCAAATTGACCGATGACATTAAACTCAGTGCCAACTTAGGGGCCAGCCATCAAAGCCGGTATTTGCGTATGACAGGAAATTCAGGCAATCAATTTATTGTTCCGAATCTCTTTGTAATCAATAACACCACGACAAATAGTTACATATTTGACCTGATCGAGTCCAAGATTAATTCGGCTTATCTATCGGGCCAGTTCAGTTACAAAGACTATTGGTTTGTTGATTTCTCTGCCCGTAACGACTGGTCTTCGACCCTATCAAAGGAAAACAATTCGTTTTTCTACCCGAGTGTAAGTTCCAGTTTGGTCTTATCGGATGCTTTCAAATGGCAATCTGACGTACTGTCTTTCGCCAAAATCAGAGCTTCATGGGCCCAGGCCGGTAGTTCAGGAAACCCATATCAGCTGACAGGAGCATATAGTCTCAACCAGTATACCCATGGTGGCGTACCGATGGCTTCCTATACAGAAATTATTCCTGATCCGAATTTGAAAAACGAACTGACCACGTCGATCGAAGCTGGGGCAGATCTGAGATTCCTAAAAAACAGACTTTCTTTCTCCTTCACCTACTATCAGGCCAAGACAAAGAATCAGATTTTGGACGTACCAATCGCCCCTTCCAGTCTCTATGTAAAAAACAGGATCAACGCTGGAGAAATTAGCAACAGAGGTATTGAATTTGTATTGGGAGCAACACCGATCAAAAGCGAATCGGGATTTGAATGGAATACAACCTTCAATTACAACCGCAACAGAAATAAAGTTGAATCACTCTATCCCGGTGTAGAAAGCTTTTTACTCGCTACAGACCGCGGGATAAATGTGGTTGCGGAGGTCGGAAAACCATTTGGACAACTCATTGGGACACAGTTTGCATGGATCAAAGATGATCAGGGAAATAGATTGATCGACCCGACTACTGGGCTCCCCTTACGTACCGCAGGACGTGTAGAAACCGATCTTGGAAATGCGCAACCCGACTGGCTGGGTGGTTTTGCCAATACCTTTAAATATAAAGGTTTCAACCTCTATGCACTTGTCGATATCCGTCAGGGCGGCGTAATCTTCTCCCAATCCAATCGTGAACAGATCATTTATGGTACTTCTAAAAAGACCTTGGAAGGCCGTGATGGCACCTACGTTGCCGAAGGGATGGTCGGACAAAAAGATGGGTCAGGGAACTGGACAAGTACAGGAACAAAAAACAGCAAGCAGGTTGCCGCACAAGATTACTGGAACATGGTAGCGAGTGACAAAGAAGTCATGGTATCCGAAGAAATGATCAATGATATGAGTTATATTGCCATGCGCGAAATCAGTCTCTCCTATTCTTTCCCTAAAAAGCTGATGCCACATAAACTTGTTAACTCCCTAAAATTGGGCGTCTATGGACGTAACCTATTTTATTTTCAACGGAAAACTGATGGATTTTCACCAGAAGCTTCTGCTTTCAATGTAAACAATAGCTCGATTGGTATTGAATCAACTTCACTTCCAATGATGCGCACATTCGGTATTAATCTCACTGTTGGTCTGTAAACCCTTTATCATGAAAAAGAAACTATTTAAAAATACATTCATCGTCGGACTTATTTCTGTGGCAGGATTAGGTTCATGTACCAAAGATTTCGAACGGATCAATACGCCGCCGACATCGGTCACCACTGTAGACCCTTCCTTACTTATAGCCCGCATTCTACGTGATGGTACTTTTCAGGAATCTGGGGAACTACCCAACAACAAGTTTGGCTCTTGGATCCAACATTGGGCCGGGGGACCGGTAGTGCCTGTTTCTCGATATTTTGAAGGACCCGAAAATCTTATTTGGTCGCAGCACTACACCTTGCTCCGCAATATCGTTCAGATCAAACAGGAATTGAGCGGCAAGGAAGACAATGCAGAAGGAAGAAGTAAACTGGCTATCGCCGAACTTTATGAAGCATACCTCTATCAGCGCCTTACAGATTTGTTTGGTGACATCCCCTACTCTGAGATCACAAAATCCAATAAGGAAATTAACCGTACGCCAAAATTTGACAAACAAGAAGAGATCTATCCGGCACTGGTTCAAAAGGTCGATGCAGCTATGGCAAAGCTTACAAGCGGCGACCTGTCCTACGGCTCTTCAGATTTCTTTTACAAAGGCAGTATTGATAAATGGAAAAAATTTGGCAATTCGCTCAAATTAAAGCTCGGCATGCGCATGCGGTACGCCAATCCTTCTTTGGCCCAGAAAACGGTTACCGAAGCCATGACTTCTGCAATAGGTCTATTCTCCAGCAACAGTGATAATGCCGCAGTACCGACCTACAACGATGCTCAGGCTGAAAACCAGAACCCGATTTTACGTCAAATGACTACCGGAAGTGCCGATCTACGTTATTTGGCTAATACCCTGGTTGACAAACTTAAAGAATACAATGATCCAAGGCTCCCTTTACTTGCCGAACCGGTCATTAGCAATGGAGTTCCAACCTATCAAGGTATTGGGGTTTCGTTGACCGATAACCAGCTATCACAACTGATTCGTGCCAACTATTCAACGGCGAATAAGTCTACTTGGTTCAGCCTTTCATTTGCACCGATCCCAAGCTATGCGTTTACGTATTCGGATATCTGTTTTTACAAAGCTGAAGCTGCACTTCTTGGCTGGGGTGCTACACCTGCCAATGCCCAAACGTTCTTTACAGAAGGGGTCAAAGCTGCGCTGGCACTTCCGCCATATAATATGACAGCAATCCCCTCTGCATACGAACCAGTGCTCAATCTAAGCGGCTTGACTGACGAACAGAAAATGGAGAAAATAGCGACACAAAAATGGATTCACCTATTTGGCCGGGACATGGAAGCCTTTGCCGAATGGCGACGTACAGGATATCCTCGATTAACCCCCGGTCCTAACCCAGGCTCCACCAACGGACAAATACCGCGTAGAGCTATTTATTCCAGTGAAGAGACTGAGTTAAACGCAGCAAATTTAAAAGAGGCTGCAGCACGCATGACAAATGGTGACTCGTTCCTATCCAAAGTCTGGTGGGACAAGAAGTAACTGCACTTTTTTAGCCGAGATTATAGACAGACAAAGCTGTTCACAATCATTCAAAGAAGTGCTAATAAGTAGGGCCCTGATATTAATATCAGGGCCCTACTTGTTTCTTCTCATCTCCAATTCGCGTGGTTGTCAGGTCTTACCAATACAATATAAGCTAAACGATACTATCGGATCCTCTTAAATATTTCCGTTTTATTGTGCTGTATAATTTTCAACTCATTACCGCTGATGGAAAATTTTCCGGAGTAATAAATTAAGCTGTCTTTCCCCAAGTCATCATTCCCCTTTGGAGGGTAAAACAACAATGAGTCCGCTGAAGTAAAGAGTAAGACTTTACCTACAATAGTCAAAAATTACGTCAATTCCAAATCGTCAAGGCTAATTTTCTCTTTCTTTAGTTCAGTAATTTCCTTTTCTAATTTTTTTAAGTTTTCATCAATCAATGCTATACTACCTTCAGGAAGAACTGTCTCCCGGTCATTCGATTTGATCGATTGCGTCGTCACAACTAATTCCAGATCATAATCTGTCAGATTGATTCCTTTGACGGGATAGCGAGGAAAGCTCCAGAGTTTAGGATAATCTTTTTTTTGCTGATTGAAGACTATCGTATTGACACGAGAATCACCTGGCTGGAGCACACTGTCAGATTCGCCAAAAACAGCCTGCTCATTGCTGATAATAGTTTGTGAAGAACGTTTTTTCAGCACATACGAAAAGCCCTGGCTTCCGTTCAGTGGCTTTTTACCTATATACTTCATAGTCACTATAATTCTGGGAACAGGTTCGCCAAAGAAATCTTCGAGTCCAAGTTCAATAGGTTCCAACTGAAAAACAGCCAGCTCTTTCTTTACCTGTTCAAATTCAGTTTTATGTTTTTGTAGACTATCGATCTCATTTTGAAGATGAGCTATCTTCCTTTCCTGTTGTTTTTGAAGGATGTCGTCGGCCAGGTCCAATACTGCACCATAAGATTTTCCATCGATCATACCCAACGAAATACGATTTATTGATTCCTCACTATATTTTTGAGGTTCGTTCATTTTGAGCCACATCGCTTCGGATAGTGCCACTCGCAAGGCCTTTTCCAAGTTCGCTTTTTCTTTGTCATTCAGCTTCGCTTCTACCTTTTTACGGGAACTGTCAAAAGACGACTCGTCCTTTCCACTTAGTCTTTCGCTACAGGAGCTTATAGATAATGTCAAGAATAGTCCGATCAGTGCGATTTTTATGCATTGTTTCATTTTAAATAGTTTTAGTATATAAGATATCGGCTAAGCTTGCATAAAGCTAATGCTTAGGTAACACTGTTCTTAAATCAATTGAACGTTTCTTACTGCTTATTCCTTAATATCGTTCAAGCAGAACATAAGGACGCAGAATTTAACATTCAGTTTTTTTATGAGCTGTTAAAAATATATAAAAAACGTTATCTTAAAAATTAATTCAACACAAAAAGCTACATTTCACAAGATAGCCCCCAACTGACACTTTCCAACTGTCGCTATTGATAACAGCCCGCTGACTCAGCGATAATTTGTACTAGGTATTTTGGCTAAACACCTTAGAACAATCTGAAAATAAAGAAATTATAAAGGTGAAATTTTATTTCCCCCTGAGTAAAAGATGCAATTTATCGTAATCTTCCCAATCACCGAAACCTGCAAAATTTGGTTTGTCGCTCCATGAAACCATAGCCTTACAATCAAAACAGATCTTAGCGATCCCAATGCATTGCTTATTTTTATAGAACACAAGGATATCTCGAAATTCATAAATACAAGAGGTGTCGAGATGATCTGTTCTTGTTTTTAAGAAAAATAGTGAGTCGACAGCACGATAGCGAGATTGATCCAGTGAGCCTCTAACATATCCTATATTCTTCAAATGAGATAAAAGGGAAAGATCCAACTTATCATCTTCCAATACTGATAACAAAAGACGCTCTTTCTCAGATTTATTCTTTTTGTTCTCCAATTCACCTATTTTAAATAAATCAATGTCCATAGAATAATACTCCAATGAATCAAAATTAGATGATATCGGGACTGCTGGCTCATTTCCCCGCTGTTTTATAGAATTTCCGCTATTCATGCAACCTTGCAGATAAATAGCACTGAAAAGTAGACATCCAACGGTAAAACATATTATTCTTTTCATATAAATAATTTACAAGCTTTTGAATGGTTTAACTATTTTCGAAATTATCAATTTCATTTCATAATCTAGTAATATACACATCCGTATAGAACCGAAATAAACGTTTTCTAATCAAGTTATCGGAAAGCGTTGGGAGATCAAATATTACGCAATCGTGTGCATGCAAACAAAAGCTGAATAGATTTGCTCAACTATGCATTGTTTACTAATATTGTCCATTGATCATGTACAATAAGCAAAAAATAGAAGAAAGGGATCTGCTGCAAGAGCTAAAGAATGGGAACTCTCTTGCCTTTCAGAAACTTTATAACACTTATTTTGCCTTATTGTATCTTCACGCTACCAATAAGTTGCACGATCGCGAAGCCGCTAAGGATATCGTCCATGACTTATTTGCTTCGATTTGGCAAAACAGGTATACATTAGCTATCCAGGGAGAAATATCTGCCTACCTCCACAGTGCCATACGCTACCGCGTAATAGATCATATCGCCAAGGAACAATCAAAAACCAGGTATTTGGCTTCGTTACCTCCTATTACAACATATCATACCGGAGGTACAGACCATTCCCTAAGGGAGAAATTGCTTCAGGAACAAATAGATCGTGTGCTTAATAAGCTTTCCCCACGCGTAAGAGAGGTCTTTGAACTGAGTAGGGAGCACTATCTCAGTCACAAGGATATCGCAAAAAAACTTAATCTATCAGAACATAGCGTTCGCAGTTATATGAAAGAAGCCCTACGTCTGCTTCGCAGTAAATTAGGAAGCCTGCTTTGGGTAAGCTTACTGTTTTTTTGTAAAATTTTCTAATCGCCCCCCCCCCCCTTCCCCCCTTCTCATCCGTCATATAGAAGTAACCAACTATATTATCATGATGAACCAAGAGCACGGAAATGGCCCGTCCTTACTTAAGAAATATCTAGAAGGGAAATGTACTACACGAGAACAAGCGCTTGTTGAAGAATGGTATCTTAATCTAGGTGAAGACCAAATTCCATCTGACAAGGAGCTAATTTCGGATGTAATCGAACTACAAAAAAGATTAAAGGGAATCTCTAAAGAGCAGCCTTATTATAATAAAGGGTACATTATGGCAATTGCTGCAATCCTCCTCGCTTTTTTTACAATTGGAACAATACTATATCTACAACGGAATAATAATCAAGAAAACAAACATGAATTGCTTGTTGATGACATTGCGCCTGGCAAAAACAAAGCGTTATTATCAATAGATGGACAACCAGCAATTGCTCTAGACGGAAAAAATAGCAGCATTATCTCAAAAGAAGGCTCATTGGGATACAATAATGGAACGACAATCATTGAAACGGAGAATGTAAAAACAATCCGGCTTTCAACACCGGCTGCCGGTCAATTTGAAGTCGTGCTGCCTGATGGTACCAAAGCATGGTTGAATGCCTTATCTTCTATCACTTATCCAGCAGCCTTTATTGGTAAAGAAAGACAAATCCAGCTGACAGGTGAAGTCTACCTGGAGGTTACCAAAAATGTACACAAACCATTTGTCATACAAACAGCACAGCAG
Proteins encoded in this window:
- a CDS encoding FecR family protein, giving the protein MMNQEHGNGPSLLKKYLEGKCTTREQALVEEWYLNLGEDQIPSDKELISDVIELQKRLKGISKEQPYYNKGYIMAIAAILLAFFTIGTILYLQRNNNQENKHELLVDDIAPGKNKALLSIDGQPAIALDGKNSSIISKEGSLGYNNGTTIIETENVKTIRLSTPAAGQFEVVLPDGTKAWLNALSSITYPAAFIGKERQIQLTGEVYLEVTKNVHKPFVIQTAQQRIEVLGTSFNVNTYNDNGRSYTTLVSGSLRVTDIKTKHQALLSPGQQAIVNGKDAIEITTSGIEDSYAWKDGLYVLHEEPLSQYALKIERWYDVEVDMGPYGDRKFSAIIPRDAKLSEVLQAIELKSNVKFTREGRRIVAMR